A region from the Bactrocera dorsalis isolate Fly_Bdor chromosome 1, ASM2337382v1, whole genome shotgun sequence genome encodes:
- the LOC105221779 gene encoding mucin-6 isoform X2: protein MDNMSDSFYFFVLACAILAPAASVPNYHHYCPQCEEEVWEEVPCEEVATTSRPTTTTTARPKPPTYAPTTQRPHTTVRPPVKKTTTTKPRTAHYTTPSPPVTTTVATTYNNCYCECKGGCKEFCRKVTVNGAPQAAQKQITQVTKTTHRVPNGQLNSEHVHQLRFVPDSQTSYTPVQPSTQPSIPPAIYPIHSNNELVNPYLHRNLAYKVQPAMPPTSGPPLQPQPLAIAYPQPAPNLYEDPQVTNIYPDTLLESSYSVDELTRLLQMENLNTAAANSYTQSINGPSYAVHGSLPQTPLSTAPIYQPFSLSIGFPLPADESKYESNSSESQYKELRLDVRSQSYASPLLPTSEPQYANYVHKIDLSEPQLYAVASPSSPSHQAGYDQHSSVSCHNTYDDPSTEYMNLISYGSEYGSPASSYSPQTGLYAPSY, encoded by the exons ATGGACAATATG TCTGATTCGTTCTATTTCTTCGTGCTGGCCTGCGCTATACTCGCGCCAGCCGCGTCTGTACCTAACTACCATCATTATTGTCCGCAATGTGAAGAGGAAGTATGGGAGGAAGTGCCATGTGAAGAGGTCGCTACTACCAGCAGACCAACTACAACCACCACTGCAAGGCCAAAACCGCCCACTTATGCACCCACCACACAGAGACCACATACAACGGTACGTCCACCAGTTAAGaagacgacaacaacaaaaccgcGTACAGCACATTACACCACCCCTTCACCGCCGGTCACAACGACAGTCGCTACAACTTACAATAATTGCTATTGTGAATGTAAAGGAGGTTGTAAGGAGTTCTGTCGCAAAGTGACGGTAAATGGCGCACCGCAAgcagcacaaaaacaaataacacaAGTTACAAAGACAACACATCGCGTACCGAATGGTCAGCTCAATTCGGAGCACGTGCATCAGCTTAGATTTGTGCCAGACTCACAAACCTCATACACACCGGTTCAACCGTCTACGCAGCCCAGCATCCCCCCGGCTATTTATCCTATACATTCTAATAATGAGTTGGTAAATCCATACCTTCATAGAAATTTGGCGTATAAAGTTCAACCAGCAATGCCTCCAACATCGGGACCGCCTCTTCAACCGCAGCCACTAGCAATCGCTTACCCTCAACCAGCACCAAATTTATATGAAGATCCGCAGGTCACGAATATCTATCCGGATACTCTCTTAGAATCGAGTTATTCTGTTGATGAGTTGACTCGTCTTTTGCAAATGGAAAATCTAAATACAGCAGCTGCCAACAGCTATACACAATCCATCAACGGCCCTTCATATGCCGTACATGGCAGCTTACCTCAAACTCCACTTTCTACCGCACCAATTTATCAACCATTTTCACTGTCCATTGGCTTCCCATTGCCTGCGGATGAGTCCAAATATGAAAGTAATTCTTCGGAGTCTCAATATAAAGAACTCAGATTAGATGTCAGGTCACAGAGCTATGCGTCACCATTGCTGCCAACTTCAGAACCCCAGTATGCAAACTATGTGCATAAAATCGATTTGAGTGAACCACAACTTTATGCTGTGGCATCTCCTTCATCACCATCTCATCAAGCAGGCTATGATCAACACAGTTCAGTGAGTTGTCACAACACATATGATGATCCCAGCACAgaatatatgaatttaatttcttatGGCTCAGAATATGGCTCACCAGCGTCGAGTTATTCTCCACAAACGGGGCTTTATGCACCATCGTATTAA
- the LOC105221778 gene encoding cuticle protein 8: MFLKLFILAIAVLHVHALVELRDPHEEHGPVAYEFQYAVHDPHTGDIKSQKESRKDDRVEGVYELIDSDGHHRVVHYKADDHSGFEAVVSREPTNIKIPVPEVHHKLVATKILAPALLHH, translated from the exons ATGTTCCTAAAG TTATTCATTCTCGCCATTGCCGTTCTGCACGTGCACGCTTTGGTCGAGCTTCGTGATCCACATGAAGAACATGGTCCCGTGGCTTATGAGTTCCAATATGCTGTGCATGATCCACACACTGGTGATATTAAGTCGCAAAAAGAGTCACGCAAGGACGATCGTGTTGAAGGCGTTTACGAACTGATCGATTCCGATGGCCATCATCGTGTCGTCCACTACAAAGCTGACGATCATAGCGGCTTCGAAGCTGTTGTTTCACGTGAACCAACCAATATCAAAATTCCAGTTCCCGAAGTGCATCACAAGTTAGTTGCTACCAAAATTTTGGCACCAGCTTTGCTGCATCATTAG
- the LOC105221777 gene encoding uncharacterized protein LOC105221777, producing the protein MAEPQRRNVGDQFLRAQLEVVTAQNARLQEENDLLRQKLSRLNGDSRSAAAINVEAKIEALRLEDERDQMYDNLERLKRKYNKLHTAYLEKVQRCKALEDTFKRQKTLSGLVMKSALSQRAQALADKTQTENLEKQVTKLQTALDEAHDIIDELEFELESIDYMEQEMQHMRNELSALKAKQRHTTSATASSIPPTDLEEPLPAYTQDVADGVSSPARPRSRNVRSMLLRRTASSSSNDSLPNDDGDSETLERAAMTHDLLENAAAESNQLRRELLKSRLNNRFRPH; encoded by the exons atggcgGAGCCACAGCGTAGAAATGTCGGCGATCAGTTTTTGCGAGCGCAATTGGAAGTTG TAACCGCTCAAAATGCACGTCTACAAGAGGAGAATGATTTACTTCGACAAAAGCTCTCACGTCTCAATGGCGATAGTCGCTCTGCAGCTGCCATTAATGTGGAGGCAAAAATTGAAGCTTTACGGCTCGAAGATGAACGTGATCAAATGTATGATAACTTGGAGAgattgaaaagaaaatacaacaaattgcaTACCGCGTATTTGGAGAAGGTGCAGCGTTGCAAAGCATTGGAGGATACTTTCAAGCGGCAAAAGACGTTGTCCGGTTTAGTGATGAAATCGGCACTAAGTCAACGCGCTCAAG CGTTGGCTGACAAGACGCAAACGGAAAATCTGGAAAAACAGGTGACCAAATTGCAGACAGCGCTGGACGAAGCCCATGACATAATTGATGAACTTGAATTTGAACTAGAAAGT ATCGACTATATGGAGCAGGAAATGCAACATATGCGCAACGAGTTATCTGCTTTAAAAGCTAAACAAAGACACACTACGAGTGCGACTGCAAGTTCAATACCACCAACGGATCTTGAGGAACCCTTACCGGCTTATACGCAAGATGTCGCAGATGGTGTAAGTTCTCCAGCAAGGCCTAGATCTCGCAATGTACGTAGTATGCTACTTCGACGTACCGCGTCCTCTTCTTCTAACGACTCTTTGCCTAATGATGACGGAGACAGCGAAACACTTGAACGAGCTGCCATGACACATGAC TTGCTCGAGAATGCGGCGGCAGAAAGTAATCAATTGCGACGAGAGCTCCTCAAATCTCGTCTAAACAATAGGTTTCGACCGCACTGA
- the LOC105221779 gene encoding mucin-6 isoform X1, whose translation MLLKSDSFYFFVLACAILAPAASVPNYHHYCPQCEEEVWEEVPCEEVATTSRPTTTTTARPKPPTYAPTTQRPHTTVRPPVKKTTTTKPRTAHYTTPSPPVTTTVATTYNNCYCECKGGCKEFCRKVTVNGAPQAAQKQITQVTKTTHRVPNGQLNSEHVHQLRFVPDSQTSYTPVQPSTQPSIPPAIYPIHSNNELVNPYLHRNLAYKVQPAMPPTSGPPLQPQPLAIAYPQPAPNLYEDPQVTNIYPDTLLESSYSVDELTRLLQMENLNTAAANSYTQSINGPSYAVHGSLPQTPLSTAPIYQPFSLSIGFPLPADESKYESNSSESQYKELRLDVRSQSYASPLLPTSEPQYANYVHKIDLSEPQLYAVASPSSPSHQAGYDQHSSVSCHNTYDDPSTEYMNLISYGSEYGSPASSYSPQTGLYAPSY comes from the exons atgctGTTGAAG TCTGATTCGTTCTATTTCTTCGTGCTGGCCTGCGCTATACTCGCGCCAGCCGCGTCTGTACCTAACTACCATCATTATTGTCCGCAATGTGAAGAGGAAGTATGGGAGGAAGTGCCATGTGAAGAGGTCGCTACTACCAGCAGACCAACTACAACCACCACTGCAAGGCCAAAACCGCCCACTTATGCACCCACCACACAGAGACCACATACAACGGTACGTCCACCAGTTAAGaagacgacaacaacaaaaccgcGTACAGCACATTACACCACCCCTTCACCGCCGGTCACAACGACAGTCGCTACAACTTACAATAATTGCTATTGTGAATGTAAAGGAGGTTGTAAGGAGTTCTGTCGCAAAGTGACGGTAAATGGCGCACCGCAAgcagcacaaaaacaaataacacaAGTTACAAAGACAACACATCGCGTACCGAATGGTCAGCTCAATTCGGAGCACGTGCATCAGCTTAGATTTGTGCCAGACTCACAAACCTCATACACACCGGTTCAACCGTCTACGCAGCCCAGCATCCCCCCGGCTATTTATCCTATACATTCTAATAATGAGTTGGTAAATCCATACCTTCATAGAAATTTGGCGTATAAAGTTCAACCAGCAATGCCTCCAACATCGGGACCGCCTCTTCAACCGCAGCCACTAGCAATCGCTTACCCTCAACCAGCACCAAATTTATATGAAGATCCGCAGGTCACGAATATCTATCCGGATACTCTCTTAGAATCGAGTTATTCTGTTGATGAGTTGACTCGTCTTTTGCAAATGGAAAATCTAAATACAGCAGCTGCCAACAGCTATACACAATCCATCAACGGCCCTTCATATGCCGTACATGGCAGCTTACCTCAAACTCCACTTTCTACCGCACCAATTTATCAACCATTTTCACTGTCCATTGGCTTCCCATTGCCTGCGGATGAGTCCAAATATGAAAGTAATTCTTCGGAGTCTCAATATAAAGAACTCAGATTAGATGTCAGGTCACAGAGCTATGCGTCACCATTGCTGCCAACTTCAGAACCCCAGTATGCAAACTATGTGCATAAAATCGATTTGAGTGAACCACAACTTTATGCTGTGGCATCTCCTTCATCACCATCTCATCAAGCAGGCTATGATCAACACAGTTCAGTGAGTTGTCACAACACATATGATGATCCCAGCACAgaatatatgaatttaatttcttatGGCTCAGAATATGGCTCACCAGCGTCGAGTTATTCTCCACAAACGGGGCTTTATGCACCATCGTATTAA
- the LOC105221796 gene encoding formin-E, translating to MGPDVLAVIFVTVFLISCTNVNVGAEKEFTQAEYDIINDTASFPWQDLRNEIHQGDAITYELGTPQYQILNADEPIEIITPDQPGYYESLKRYEAAAMQQTEEKQSDTTTTPPEEIKKQTVTEKQEKRISGGEKKIQFIILNSQKKRKNPKTYLSSPNQYQQDVTKVETSKKNNEMNNKKPVAKETVPWTQKFNDNMEAHSKRNEVELVDLSKNIEKSKQIQSVSSQSNDKEEIIKPLEENTFIPNTETIIIDDNNNSSSTVLSPKILTESSLTEVVPATDIPVETPLQLPDTFLTYDTPPTEETSAPLNQKLKEPYMTEMSSDAPVYEAPPHIRDFEYLYRSALGLP from the coding sequence ATGGGCCCAGATGTATTAGCAGTTATTTTTGTAAccgtatttttaattagttgcACCAACGTAAATGTAGGCGCCGAAAAAGAATTCACCCAAGCTGAGTATGATATCATCAACGATACTGCGTCCTTTCCATGGCAAGACCTACGCAATGAAATACATCAGGGTGATGCCATCACCTACGAACTGGGCACTCCACAATACCAAATTTTGAATGCCGATGAGCCGATAGAAATCATCACACCCGATCAGCCCGGTTATTACGAAAGCCTTAAGCGTTATGAAGCGGCAGCAATGCAGCAGACAGAGGAAAAGCAGAGTGATACGACTACGACACCCCCAGAAGAAATAAAGAAGCAAACAGTTACggagaaacaagaaaaacggATTTCAGGTGGGGAGAAGAAGATTCAATTTATCATATTAAATTCGCAGAAAAAGCGCAAAAATCCAAAAACGTATTTAAGTTCACCAAATCAATACCAACAAGATGTCACAAAGGTTGAAACGAGCAAAAAGAACaatgaaatgaataataaaaaaccgGTAGCAAAGGAAACAGTGCCCTGGACCCAAAAATTTAACGACAATATGGAGGCACACTCGAAAAGAAATGAAGTAGAACTCGTTGATTTGTCAAAAAACATCGAGAAGAGCAAGCAAATCCAAAGTGTCTCCTCACAATCAAACGATAaggaagaaataataaaacctTTGGAGGAAAATACGTTTATTCCAAACACAGAAACCATTATTATCGATGATAATAATAATTCGAGCAGCACTGTCTTATCACCAAAGATTCTCACGGAATCGTCGCTAACAGAAGTCGTTCCGGCTACGGATATACCAGTGGAAACTCCACTCCAATTACCAGATACGTTTCTTACATACGATACTCCGCCCACTGAGGAGACATCAGCGCCTCtaaaccaaaaactgaaagaacCCTATATGACTGAAATGAGCTCGGATGCGCCGGTATATGAAGCTCCACCCCACATCCGCGACTTCGAGTATTTATATCGCTCAGCGTTGGGTCTACCATAA